A genomic region of Laspinema palackyanum D2c contains the following coding sequences:
- a CDS encoding DUF3318 domain-containing protein: protein MTSYTTTKADMIELRRLKGLLPPELQSWVMVEKAIEVNPPLVRSEEIGSDQVEVQIDLVKWEQLALDQRNLLFWHEVARIQNDTISKEGWEMAALAIGLGGAVGELWVQDGLLLLLALSLCGVAGYRLYQKNNGDRTLKEAIEADEKAIALATRFGYSLPNAYKSLGSALKTLVELTPKKRQRSKYEARLQALKRSAAKAKAKVKAARETTTNTESVY from the coding sequence ATGACCTCATATACTACGACAAAAGCTGACATGATAGAACTCCGGCGGCTCAAAGGCTTACTGCCGCCGGAATTGCAAAGCTGGGTCATGGTCGAAAAAGCGATCGAAGTGAATCCCCCCTTGGTTCGCAGTGAAGAAATCGGAAGCGATCAGGTGGAAGTCCAAATTGACCTAGTGAAGTGGGAACAACTCGCCCTAGATCAGCGCAACTTGCTGTTTTGGCATGAAGTAGCACGCATCCAAAACGACACCATTTCTAAAGAGGGATGGGAAATGGCGGCGCTGGCGATCGGGTTAGGTGGTGCAGTGGGAGAACTGTGGGTACAGGATGGTTTGCTGCTGTTGTTGGCACTGTCTCTGTGCGGCGTGGCGGGATACCGACTTTATCAGAAAAACAATGGAGATCGCACCTTAAAGGAAGCAATCGAAGCGGATGAAAAAGCGATCGCCCTTGCGACTCGTTTTGGCTATTCCCTTCCCAACGCTTATAAAAGTCTCGGCAGCGCCTTAAAAACCCTCGTTGAACTCACCCCGAAAAAACGCCAGCGTAGCAAATACGAAGCCCGGTTGCAAGCGCTCAAACGCAGTGCTGCCAAAGCTAAAGCTAAAGTTAAGGCGGCGCGGGAAACTACCACGAATACGGAAAGCGTGTACTAA
- a CDS encoding STAS domain-containing protein, with the protein MPEPLTLTVSLRGTREVGNDYQLFRLTGLLDAFSEATFRKAISQCIDEGPTNIILDLSKIDFVDSSGLGALVQLVKKAQTAEGTLQIVSNPRVTQTVKLVRLEQFLSLQPSVDAALEKIKST; encoded by the coding sequence ATTCCTGAGCCATTAACCCTGACCGTTAGCCTAAGAGGCACGCGCGAAGTCGGGAACGATTACCAACTCTTCCGTCTCACTGGCTTACTCGATGCCTTTTCGGAAGCGACCTTTCGGAAGGCTATCAGTCAGTGTATTGACGAGGGTCCCACGAACATTATTTTGGATTTATCCAAAATAGATTTTGTTGACAGTTCTGGTTTAGGTGCGCTGGTGCAACTGGTAAAAAAAGCTCAAACTGCTGAAGGTACCTTGCAAATTGTCAGCAATCCCCGGGTGACCCAAACGGTCAAACTGGTTCGATTAGAGCAGTTTCTCTCTTTGCAGCCATCGGTGGACGCTGCCCTAGAGAAAATCAAATCCACTTGA
- a CDS encoding 7-carboxy-7-deazaguanine synthase QueE produces MTATIAAPPTVRAIEVFSGIQGEGLNVGTRQIFVRFAGCDLRCNYCDSAHTWTAPDTCRIEKTPGDRDFEIHPNPVPLPLFLDWIDRQNQPGLHDSISLTGGEPLLHTPFLVEFLPQLKQRTGLPLYLETGGHRPQQLQRILPHLDLVGMDIKLPSVSGETHWQAHQEFLSLCCAAGVEVFVKIIISDDTLEAELEQAAQLVAGINPNVTVFLQPVTPLNAGETANFGDRPTPAIKSPAPTKVLAWQGVMKQWLKPVRVVPQTHKMLGQL; encoded by the coding sequence ATGACTGCAACTATTGCCGCTCCTCCCACTGTAAGAGCGATCGAAGTATTTTCTGGTATTCAAGGCGAAGGATTGAATGTGGGGACTCGTCAAATTTTCGTTCGCTTTGCCGGATGTGATTTGCGCTGTAACTATTGCGATAGCGCTCATACTTGGACGGCACCGGATACCTGCCGGATTGAAAAAACTCCCGGCGATCGCGATTTTGAAATTCACCCCAACCCCGTCCCCCTCCCTCTCTTCCTAGACTGGATCGATCGCCAAAATCAACCGGGTTTACATGACAGCATCAGTTTAACCGGCGGTGAACCCTTACTCCATACTCCCTTTTTGGTGGAATTTTTGCCACAACTCAAACAACGAACCGGGTTACCCCTGTATTTGGAAACTGGGGGTCATCGTCCCCAGCAATTGCAGAGGATTTTGCCTCATTTGGATCTGGTGGGGATGGATATCAAATTGCCGAGTGTCAGTGGAGAAACCCATTGGCAGGCACATCAGGAATTTTTGAGCCTCTGCTGTGCTGCCGGAGTGGAAGTATTTGTCAAAATTATTATTTCTGATGACACCTTAGAGGCGGAGTTGGAACAGGCGGCGCAATTGGTAGCGGGGATTAACCCCAACGTGACGGTGTTTTTGCAACCTGTGACGCCGCTGAATGCGGGAGAAACGGCGAACTTTGGCGATCGCCCGACCCCTGCCATAAAATCACCAGCACCCACAAAGGTGCTGGCGTGGCAAGGAGTGATGAAACAATGGCTGAAACCCGTGAGAGTGGTCCCACAAACCCATAAAATGTTGGGTCAGTTGTAG
- a CDS encoding alpha/beta fold hydrolase produces MVSTPPLTYSPHHLSALVRGSGFPILCLHGHPGHGASMSVFTDHLSQRFQTIAPDLRGYGKSRTRGRFQMTDHLQDIEALLDRLGVDRFLLLGWSLGGILAMELALRHPDRVTGLMLVASAARPRSSHPPISWQDLAFTGVSGIINRVVPSWQWNIETLGRRSLFRYLIQQHTPVAYQYLASRGMSAYLQTSRPARNALNAALTGGYNRLSDLEQITCSSLVMAGEADRHITADSSRETADHLKKSEFICYPNTAHLFPWEIPAQVLGDMDRWIDRHPQVVAPSELSSQ; encoded by the coding sequence ATGGTGTCCACTCCACCTCTAACTTATTCGCCGCATCACTTAAGTGCGCTTGTCCGGGGATCCGGCTTTCCGATTCTCTGTTTGCATGGCCATCCGGGTCACGGGGCTTCCATGTCTGTGTTTACGGACCATTTGAGCCAAAGATTCCAAACCATTGCCCCAGATTTGCGAGGGTACGGGAAAAGCCGCACCCGAGGGCGCTTTCAAATGACGGACCATCTTCAGGATATAGAAGCATTGCTCGATCGCCTCGGGGTCGATCGCTTTTTACTCTTAGGTTGGTCTCTGGGAGGGATTTTGGCAATGGAACTGGCGTTGCGACACCCCGATCGCGTCACGGGATTGATGTTAGTCGCTTCTGCTGCCCGTCCCCGGAGTTCCCATCCCCCGATTAGTTGGCAAGATTTAGCCTTTACCGGAGTCTCCGGGATTATTAATCGAGTCGTTCCGAGTTGGCAATGGAATATCGAAACCTTGGGCCGGCGATCGCTCTTTCGTTACCTAATTCAGCAACATACTCCCGTCGCTTACCAATACCTCGCTTCTCGGGGGATGTCTGCCTATCTTCAAACCAGCCGTCCGGCTCGTAATGCGCTCAACGCCGCCCTCACAGGGGGCTACAACCGACTCTCTGACCTAGAACAAATCACTTGTTCCTCCTTAGTCATGGCGGGGGAAGCCGACCGCCACATTACCGCAGATTCGAGTCGGGAAACCGCTGATCACCTAAAAAAATCTGAATTCATCTGCTACCCCAATACCGCTCACCTGTTTCCTTGGGAAATACCGGCGCAAGTCCTCGGGGATATGGATCGCTGGATTGATCGCCATCCCCAAGTCGTTGCACCATCCGAGCTTTCTTCCCAATAA
- the carA gene encoding glutamine-hydrolyzing carbamoyl-phosphate synthase small subunit, protein MSLSADRPALLVLADGTSYRGWSFGATGTTIGEVVFNTGMTGYQEVLTDPSYCGQIVTFTYPELGNTGVNPDDEESQRPQVRGAIARNICKRPSNWRSTQSLPDYLTQNNIPGIYGIDTRALTRKIRMVGAMNGGISTEILDPAELLAQVQAAPSMKGLNLVPEVSTSTVYEWTETTDPHWEFSPQAQGMNGETFTVVALDFGIKRNILRRLASYGCRVIVVPATTSAEEILKHNPDGIFLSNGPGDPAAVLQGVETTKQLLNSEKPMFGICLGHQILGLSLGSDTFKLKFGHRGLNQPAGLTGQVEITSQNHSFALSDDSLSSEVEITHLNLNDRTIAGLRHKSLPVFSVQYHPEASPGPHDADYIFKQFVDSMRESRTAAKTAS, encoded by the coding sequence ATGTCTCTTTCTGCCGATCGCCCTGCCTTGCTCGTACTAGCAGATGGAACGTCCTATCGCGGTTGGTCCTTTGGAGCCACTGGCACGACCATTGGTGAAGTGGTCTTCAATACCGGCATGACAGGCTATCAAGAGGTATTGACAGATCCCAGCTACTGCGGCCAGATCGTGACGTTCACCTATCCCGAATTAGGCAATACCGGGGTGAATCCCGACGACGAAGAATCCCAACGTCCCCAAGTGCGCGGGGCGATCGCTCGGAATATCTGCAAGCGGCCCAGCAACTGGCGCTCAACCCAGTCCCTCCCCGACTACCTGACCCAAAACAATATTCCTGGGATTTACGGCATCGATACCCGCGCACTCACCCGCAAAATTCGCATGGTTGGGGCCATGAATGGTGGAATTTCCACCGAAATCCTCGACCCCGCCGAATTATTAGCCCAAGTGCAAGCGGCCCCCTCCATGAAGGGCTTAAACCTCGTCCCAGAAGTCTCCACCTCAACGGTTTACGAATGGACCGAAACCACTGACCCCCATTGGGAATTCAGTCCCCAAGCTCAAGGCATGAACGGGGAAACATTCACCGTCGTTGCCCTAGATTTTGGGATTAAGCGTAATATCCTGCGCCGTCTAGCGAGTTATGGATGTCGCGTGATTGTCGTTCCTGCCACCACTTCCGCCGAGGAAATCCTCAAGCACAATCCCGATGGGATTTTTCTCTCCAATGGACCCGGAGACCCGGCGGCAGTGCTCCAAGGAGTCGAAACCACCAAACAATTGCTGAACTCTGAAAAACCCATGTTTGGGATTTGTTTAGGACACCAAATTTTGGGACTCTCCCTGGGTTCGGATACCTTTAAGCTCAAATTTGGGCATCGCGGTTTAAATCAACCGGCAGGGTTAACGGGTCAAGTTGAAATTACCAGCCAAAATCACAGCTTTGCCTTGAGTGACGATTCTTTAAGCAGCGAGGTGGAAATTACCCATCTGAACTTGAACGATCGCACCATTGCCGGTTTGCGTCACAAGTCTCTGCCAGTGTTTTCCGTCCAATACCACCCCGAAGCGAGTCCGGGTCCCCATGACGCGGACTATATTTTCAAACAGTTTGTCGATTCCATGCGTGAATCTCGGACTGCCGCGAAAACTGCCAGTTAG
- a CDS encoding DUF1816 domain-containing protein: MKELKEILISLLNLLGWAWWVEIATDNPRCTYYFGPFLSKTEAETAKNGYIEDLEQESAQGISFAVKRCKPSDLTVYEEPGEMNSRGKSPAYSG, translated from the coding sequence ATGAAGGAATTGAAAGAAATCTTGATTAGCTTGCTGAACCTTTTAGGCTGGGCCTGGTGGGTAGAGATTGCCACAGACAATCCTCGGTGTACTTACTACTTTGGACCATTCCTGAGTAAAACGGAAGCCGAAACCGCTAAAAACGGATATATAGAAGACCTCGAACAAGAAAGCGCTCAGGGCATTTCCTTTGCGGTCAAACGCTGCAAACCCAGCGATCTCACGGTTTATGAGGAGCCGGGGGAGATGAATAGTCGGGGAAAATCCCCGGCATATAGCGGTTAG
- the trpD gene encoding anthranilate phosphoribosyltransferase: protein MIDSPSATEQTPGKITLDTNWSELLQQLLDRQSLTMDQASQLMTGWLQEEIPPVLSGAILAALQSKSVSAEELAGMAKVLQSQSAYMETGTNCETRKQAIDTCGTGGDGASTFNISTCVAFVAAAAGVKVAKHGNRSASSKVGSADVLEALGVNLNAPGSQAIAALDEVGITFLFAPGWHPAMKAVAPLRRTLKVRTVFNLLGPLVNPVRPTGQVIGVCDPHLVVPIAHALRQLGTELAIVVHGREKLDEAGLADASDLAILANGEVQLSTITPAELGLEPSPTGALRGGDVAENAQILQSVLQGGGTQAQQDVVALNAALALQVSGLIPVGDHIQGIALAKEILASGAAWTKLQQLVAFLNQ, encoded by the coding sequence ATGATTGATTCTCCTTCTGCAACCGAACAAACTCCCGGAAAAATCACCTTAGACACCAACTGGTCCGAGTTATTGCAACAATTGCTCGATCGCCAATCTCTGACGATGGATCAAGCGAGTCAACTGATGACGGGATGGCTTCAAGAAGAAATCCCCCCGGTGTTATCCGGGGCCATTTTAGCCGCTTTGCAAAGCAAAAGTGTTTCCGCAGAGGAACTGGCAGGGATGGCAAAAGTATTACAATCCCAGTCTGCCTATATGGAAACTGGGACAAATTGCGAAACTCGTAAACAGGCGATCGATACCTGTGGCACCGGAGGCGATGGGGCTTCGACTTTTAACATTTCCACCTGTGTTGCCTTTGTCGCTGCTGCTGCTGGGGTTAAGGTTGCCAAACATGGAAATCGATCGGCATCGAGTAAGGTGGGTTCTGCCGATGTGTTGGAAGCGTTGGGTGTGAATTTGAATGCACCGGGTAGTCAGGCGATCGCCGCTTTAGATGAAGTCGGCATCACCTTTCTATTTGCACCCGGTTGGCATCCGGCCATGAAAGCGGTGGCCCCCCTGCGCCGCACCTTAAAAGTTCGCACCGTTTTTAACTTATTGGGACCTCTAGTTAATCCTGTGCGACCCACCGGACAGGTGATAGGCGTCTGTGACCCCCACTTGGTGGTGCCGATCGCCCATGCGTTACGACAATTGGGGACCGAATTAGCGATCGTGGTGCATGGACGGGAAAAACTCGATGAAGCGGGATTAGCAGATGCCAGTGATTTAGCCATCCTTGCCAATGGAGAAGTGCAACTCAGTACCATCACCCCGGCAGAACTCGGGCTAGAACCCTCACCCACGGGAGCATTGCGAGGCGGGGATGTCGCAGAAAATGCCCAGATTTTGCAGTCGGTCCTCCAAGGTGGAGGGACTCAAGCGCAACAGGATGTAGTCGCCTTAAATGCTGCTTTAGCCTTACAAGTTAGCGGTCTGATCCCCGTAGGGGACCATATCCAGGGCATCGCCTTAGCCAAAGAAATTCTTGCCTCCGGTGCCGCTTGGACCAAACTACAGCAATTGGTGGCATTTCTGAATCAGTAA
- a CDS encoding retropepsin-like aspartic protease family protein, translating to MKKILSTLFAVTSLGLMGPVALAQEYPGCFAIDSNGNLIELGNLCPNQTTDVPEGAMSGVFQIPIKRRQGGIPVVDVIFNGTEKFEMLFDTGASATLITPTMARSLNVVPFDKARISTASASEVEMEVGRVSKIQVGDATLEELLVTIAPPGVEGGLQGMGLLGQNFFGSYDITIKENIIELRTRTSATQN from the coding sequence ATGAAAAAAATTCTCTCTACCCTATTTGCTGTGACCAGTCTAGGATTGATGGGGCCTGTCGCCCTCGCTCAGGAATATCCCGGTTGTTTCGCTATTGATTCCAATGGCAACCTCATTGAATTAGGAAACCTCTGCCCCAATCAAACCACAGATGTCCCCGAAGGGGCCATGTCCGGCGTCTTTCAAATCCCTATCAAACGTCGTCAGGGCGGCATTCCGGTGGTAGATGTTATCTTCAATGGCACAGAGAAATTCGAGATGCTCTTTGATACGGGGGCGAGTGCCACCTTAATTACCCCCACAATGGCCCGCAGTTTAAATGTAGTCCCCTTCGATAAAGCTCGAATTTCCACCGCGAGTGCTTCAGAGGTGGAAATGGAAGTGGGCCGAGTTTCTAAAATCCAAGTGGGGGATGCGACCCTGGAAGAACTCCTCGTCACGATCGCCCCACCCGGTGTTGAAGGGGGTCTCCAAGGCATGGGTCTCTTAGGACAAAACTTTTTTGGCAGTTACGATATCACCATCAAGGAAAATATCATTGAGTTACGAACTCGCACCTCTGCTACTCAAAATTGA
- a CDS encoding Mini-ribonuclease 3: protein MTATPEATSPEANLVADVPPGAMAFERQDYLSLMLPVKKLSAPEIQQLSPIALAYLGDAVYELFIRAWYLRPPKRQKLYHNCVVSQVRAETQARMLRSLEPFLTPTELEILKRGRNAATGGPKRVDAAIYQQATSLESLMGYLYLTDPNRLIYLFTQLNLEPLESGGSTEL from the coding sequence ATGACAGCAACCCCAGAAGCAACAAGCCCAGAAGCTAATCTAGTCGCTGATGTCCCCCCCGGTGCTATGGCGTTTGAGCGCCAGGACTACTTGTCCCTGATGCTCCCCGTCAAAAAATTATCGGCCCCGGAAATTCAACAGCTATCACCCATCGCCCTAGCCTATCTGGGAGATGCAGTGTACGAACTGTTTATCCGCGCCTGGTATTTACGACCACCGAAACGCCAGAAGCTCTATCATAATTGTGTGGTGTCGCAAGTGCGAGCCGAGACCCAAGCACGAATGCTGCGATCGCTCGAACCGTTCCTAACCCCGACCGAACTTGAGATTCTCAAACGCGGGCGCAATGCTGCCACGGGAGGGCCAAAACGAGTTGATGCCGCAATTTATCAACAGGCAACAAGCTTGGAAAGCCTGATGGGATATTTATACCTCACCGATCCCAACCGCTTGATCTACCTATTCACCCAATTAAATCTCGAACCCCTCGAAAGTGGTGGCTCTACTGAACTATAA
- a CDS encoding ISAzo13 family transposase (programmed frameshift), with translation MELTDSVKNLLIETAKQLKGAAKRRFMAQTVKDLGFGGQSRANKELGWDRDTVRKGVRELETGITCVDNYKGRGRKKAEKHLPHLLVDIQSIVDSQSQTDPTFKSNRLYTRLSAEFVRKQLIIQKNYTEEELPTTETIRRKLNHLGYYPQKVKKSQPQKKIPETDEIFAQMEAINKEALLSPTTLEISMDGKAAVNIGPFSRKGKTRVPTFACDHDFNSNSKVIPYGIFLPQSDDLFLYFIESKVTRESIVDILEEWWQEFGSRFGECKTLLIKQDNGPENHSRRTQFMNRIVEFGETYKINVRLAYYPPYHSKYNPIERTWAVLENHWNGTILEDIKTALQGAKTMTWKGNNPVVKLVNKTYQTGVKLTCKAMEKLETKLTRLINIEPDNQYNLGKWFVDIFYNAP, from the exons ATGGAATTAACAGATTCGGTGAAAAATTTATTAATTGAGACAGCAAAGCAATTGAAAGGAGCCGCGAAACGTCGTTTCATGGCTCAGACGGTTAAAGACTTAGGCTTTGGGGGTCAGAGTCGAGCTAACAAAGAACTGGGATGGGATAGGGATACAGTAAGGAAAGGAGTGCGGGAACTAGAGACCGGCATAACTTGTGTAGATAATTATAAAGGCCGAGGTCGCAAAAAAGCTGAAAAACATTTGCCGCATCTCTTAGTAGATATTCAATCGATAGTAGATAGTCAGAGTCAAACAGATCCTACATTTAAAAGTAACCGCTTATATACCCGCTTAAGCGCAGAATTCGTAAGAAAACAGCTAATTATCCAAAAAAACTATACGGAAGAAGAGTTGCCCACGACAGAAACCATTCGACGGAAACTTAACCACTTAGGTTATTACCCGCAAAAAGTGAAAAAAAGTCAACCTCAAAAAAAAATTCCCGAAACCGATGAAATTTTTGCGCAGATGGAAGCGATTAATAAAGAAGCTTTACTCTCTCCTACCACGTTAGAAATCTCAATGGACGGCAAAGCTGCCGTTAACATTGGGCCTTTTTCCCGAAAAGGAAAAACTCGCGTCCCAACGTTCGCTTGCGATCATGATTTTAATTCAAACAGTAAAGTCATACCTTATGGGATTTTTTTACCTCAGTCAGATGACTTATTTTTATATTTTATAGAATCGAAAGTAACTAGAGAA AGCATAGTTGATATTTTAGAAGAGTGGTGGCAAGAGTTTGGCTCCAGGTTTGGGGAGTGTAAAACTCTGCTAATCAAACAAGATAATGGGCCAGAGAATCATTCACGAAGAACTCAATTTATGAACCGCATTGTCGAGTTTGGTGAAACTTATAAAATCAACGTGCGTCTGGCATACTATCCGCCATATCACAGTAAATATAATCCGATTGAGCGGACTTGGGCTGTGTTAGAAAATCATTGGAATGGCACCATTCTTGAGGATATCAAAACCGCTTTACAGGGGGCAAAAACCATGACTTGGAAAGGCAATAATCCCGTGGTAAAGCTTGTGAATAAGACCTATCAAACAGGAGTCAAGCTAACTTGTAAAGCAATGGAAAAGCTGGAAACCAAGCTCACTCGTTTGATAAACATAGAGCCAGACAATCAGTACAACTTGGGAAAATGGTTTGTAGACATCTTCTATAATGCCCCGTGA
- the rlmB gene encoding 23S rRNA (guanosine(2251)-2'-O)-methyltransferase RlmB: MIYGRHTVLSALEGERQLHRVWITAQLRYDPRFHTAIATAKATGTVIDEVDYRRLDLLTHGENHQGVAAQVSPYTYWELPDLIANALKVSDRPVLLMGDGINDPHNLGAMIRTAEAIGAQGMVIPQRRAVGITSTVMKVAAGALEFFPVARVINLSRALEELKEAGFWIYGTAANAPSAVSSIEFSRPTVLVVGSEGEGLNLLTQRHCDELISIPLQGKIPSLNVSVATGMALYEIFRQRWTQRPNMGNVKKNTVEKINPREYKEM; this comes from the coding sequence ATGATTTACGGTCGCCATACTGTATTGAGTGCTTTAGAGGGAGAGCGGCAACTGCATCGGGTCTGGATTACGGCTCAATTGCGGTATGATCCCCGCTTTCATACGGCGATCGCCACCGCCAAAGCTACGGGAACGGTGATTGATGAAGTGGATTACCGACGCCTGGATCTGCTGACTCACGGGGAAAATCACCAAGGGGTTGCCGCACAGGTTTCTCCCTATACCTATTGGGAACTCCCGGATCTAATTGCCAATGCCTTAAAGGTATCCGATCGTCCAGTCCTCCTTATGGGTGATGGGATTAACGACCCTCACAATTTAGGGGCAATGATTCGCACCGCTGAGGCGATCGGCGCTCAGGGGATGGTGATCCCCCAAAGACGAGCGGTTGGGATCACATCAACGGTGATGAAAGTCGCCGCCGGTGCCTTAGAATTTTTTCCGGTTGCCCGGGTGATCAATCTCAGTCGAGCCTTGGAAGAGTTAAAGGAAGCCGGGTTTTGGATCTATGGCACTGCCGCCAACGCGCCTTCGGCTGTGAGCAGCATCGAATTTAGCCGACCCACGGTTTTGGTCGTGGGATCCGAAGGGGAAGGTTTGAATTTGTTGACACAACGTCACTGTGATGAGTTAATTTCTATCCCCCTCCAAGGAAAGATCCCCAGCCTGAATGTCTCAGTAGCAACGGGCATGGCGCTTTACGAGATTTTTCGTCAGCGATGGACCCAGCGTCCGAATATGGGAAATGTGAAGAAAAATACTGTTGAAAAAATAAATCCAAGGGAGTATAAAGAAATGTAA
- a CDS encoding serine hydrolase, with translation MHRGKKRIAIALTSSLSLLAAGMWWMPQPQAKAPPLTCSPTAMETNSGTSIGGDRPTPQDNPSLSDPNCADSTPVSTDQWSYPSEFAPLLQRYDTLLARMETVERNLAKQLNGKPYWEEALKYGVQASELGQAGNSSVETLQTLKSLWEQALDNLHQIPADSDYGDRAKAKIPEYQANLEAVSYRLEVAQSEFLIPIAQRSGLSNQVKITICHLTTHICRRLRGNEPARDAASLMKVPIAVALMNKVTSEKLRFDTPIHVDRGNYTEDASDLRVGEKYPIQTILDATIGHSSNIGPNQIIDYLGWDYINQVLEERGFKQTRVYSKFVGDRIYPQNVAIGRNTTTSDDLTEMMIQIYNREHLGDEILIRSLERQYDHELGFAGLEGGFGHWLGEKTGQTSRVLGTTVAMNLFGETYIITVIDDGAYSEPSIRQFISEISEYLFRSGQL, from the coding sequence ATGCACAGAGGTAAAAAACGGATTGCGATCGCACTGACAAGTTCTCTGAGTCTACTGGCGGCGGGGATGTGGTGGATGCCGCAACCCCAAGCGAAAGCCCCCCCGCTGACTTGTTCTCCCACTGCAATGGAGACGAACTCCGGGACTAGCATCGGTGGCGATCGCCCCACTCCACAAGACAATCCCTCGCTTTCTGATCCGAACTGTGCTGACTCAACGCCTGTCTCTACGGATCAATGGTCCTACCCTTCTGAGTTCGCGCCGTTGTTGCAACGATACGATACCCTGTTGGCGCGCATGGAAACGGTAGAACGAAATCTGGCGAAACAACTCAATGGCAAACCCTACTGGGAAGAGGCACTCAAATATGGTGTACAAGCATCAGAGTTGGGTCAGGCGGGGAATTCCTCCGTTGAGACCTTACAAACGCTCAAATCCCTTTGGGAACAAGCGTTGGATAATTTGCATCAAATTCCCGCTGATTCCGACTATGGCGATCGCGCCAAGGCAAAAATCCCTGAATATCAAGCCAATTTAGAGGCGGTTTCGTACCGTCTGGAAGTGGCACAATCGGAATTTTTAATTCCCATTGCTCAACGCAGTGGCCTCTCGAACCAAGTCAAAATTACCATCTGTCACCTCACGACTCATATCTGCCGTCGGTTGCGCGGAAATGAACCGGCGCGAGATGCCGCCAGTTTGATGAAAGTCCCGATCGCCGTGGCGTTAATGAACAAAGTCACCTCGGAAAAACTCCGGTTTGATACCCCGATTCATGTCGATCGGGGTAACTATACCGAGGATGCCTCGGACCTGCGGGTGGGTGAAAAATATCCCATTCAAACGATTTTAGATGCCACGATCGGTCACAGTAGCAATATCGGCCCCAATCAAATTATTGATTATTTGGGGTGGGATTACATTAATCAAGTGTTAGAAGAACGGGGTTTTAAACAAACGCGGGTTTATTCTAAATTTGTCGGCGATCGCATTTATCCTCAGAATGTGGCGATCGGCAGGAACACCACCACCAGCGATGATCTGACTGAGATGATGATTCAAATCTATAACCGAGAACATCTCGGCGATGAAATTCTAATTCGTTCCCTGGAACGGCAATATGACCATGAACTCGGGTTCGCTGGGTTAGAAGGAGGATTCGGTCACTGGTTAGGGGAAAAAACCGGGCAAACCTCTCGCGTCCTCGGCACCACGGTAGCGATGAATCTCTTCGGCGAGACTTACATTATTACCGTGATTGACGATGGTGCCTATAGCGAACCGAGTATTCGTCAGTTTATTTCGGAAATCTCAGAATATCTCTTCCGCAGTGGTCAACTCTAA